The Streptomyces sp. cg36 genomic interval GCGCGGTCGCCCTGGCCGAGTTCGCCCACATCGTGGCCGCCAAGTACGACATCACCGTCGCGCTGCACACGGACCACTGCCCCAAGGACAAGCTGGACGGCTACGTCCGCCCGCTCCTTGAGGTGTCCGCCGAGCGCGTGGCCAAGGGTCTGAACCCGCTCTTCCAGTCGCACATGTGGGACGGCTCCGCCGAGACCCTCGCGGACAACCTGGCCATCGGCCAGGAGCTGCTCGCCAAGGCCGCCGCCGCCAAGATCATCCTTGAGGTCGAGATCACCCCGACCGGCGGCGAGGAGGACGGCGTCAGCCACGAGATCAACGACGAGCTGTACACGACCGTCGACGACGCGCTGCGCACCGCCGAGGCCCTGGGCCTGGGCGAGAAGGGCCGCTACCTGCTGGCCGCCTCCTTCGGCAACGTCCACGGCGTCTACAAGCCGGGCAACGTCGTGCTGCGTCCGGAGCTCCTCAAGGACCTCCAGGAGGGCGTCGCCGCCAAGTACGGCAAGGCGTCCCCGTTCGACTTCGTCTTCCACGGCGGCTCGGGCTCCACGGCCGAGGAGATCGCCACCGCGCTGGAGAACGGCGTCGTGAAGATGAACCTCGACACCGACACCCAGTACGCCTTCACCCGCCCGGTCGCGGACCACATGTTCCGCAACTACGACGGTGTCCTGAAGGTCGACGGCGAGGTCGGCAAGAAGTCCACCTACGACCCGCGCACCTGGGGCAAGCTCGCCGAGGCGGGCATG includes:
- the fbaA gene encoding class II fructose-bisphosphate aldolase, encoding MPIATPEVYNEMLDRAKAGKFAYPAINVTSTQTLHAALRGFAEAESDGIIQISTGGAEFLGGQHNKDMVTGAVALAEFAHIVAAKYDITVALHTDHCPKDKLDGYVRPLLEVSAERVAKGLNPLFQSHMWDGSAETLADNLAIGQELLAKAAAAKIILEVEITPTGGEEDGVSHEINDELYTTVDDALRTAEALGLGEKGRYLLAASFGNVHGVYKPGNVVLRPELLKDLQEGVAAKYGKASPFDFVFHGGSGSTAEEIATALENGVVKMNLDTDTQYAFTRPVADHMFRNYDGVLKVDGEVGKKSTYDPRTWGKLAEAGMAKRVAEACANLRSTGTKLK